A single window of Triplophysa rosa linkage group LG2, Trosa_1v2, whole genome shotgun sequence DNA harbors:
- the znhit1 gene encoding zinc finger HIT domain-containing protein 1, with protein sequence MKNSLQATALVHFKLPGMAEKKISVRSQDPSQRRVLDSATRQRRLTRQLEALEKDNFQDDPHASLPQLVKRLPQFDESNESGKRRKKTRGDHFKQRFRKNFQTLLEEEDLSVSEGPNYLTACAEPSKFPQRHFCAVCGFPSNYTCVSCGARYCCVRCLGTHHETRCLKWTV encoded by the exons ATGAAGAACAGTCTCCAAGCAACTGCgttagttcattttaaacttCCAGGCATGGCGGAGAAGAAAATATCGG TTCGCTCACAGGATCCAAGTCAGCGGCGCGTACTGGACAGCGCCACGCGCCAGCGCCGTTTGACTCGCCAGCTCGAAGCTCTGGAGAAAGACAACTTCCAGGACGACCCTCACGCGAGCCTCCCTCAGCTGGTCAAACGGCTGCCGCAGTTCGACGAAAGCAACGAATCCG GCAAGCGGAGGAAAAAGACAAGGGGtgatcattttaaacaaagGTTTCGCAAAAACTTCCAGACTCTTCTGGAGGAGGAG GACTTGAGTGTAAGCGAGGGTCCAAACTACCTCACAGCCTGTGCTGAGCCCTCTAAGTTTCCTCAGAGGCATTTCTGTGCTGTGTGTGGCTTTCCTTCAAACTACACGTGTGTTTCGTGTGGAGCTCGCTACTGCTGTGTCCGATGTTTAGGAACACACCATGAGACCAG GTGTCTGAAATGGACGGTATGA
- the mogat3b gene encoding 2-acylglycerol O-acyltransferase 3b, whose amino-acid sequence MGRDNLSELRRKEETSQWTMFIEDISVLQWVFSFLFLGTFCLVLMVYLMFTSLWLIPTLYCTWQVYDWYTPEKGGRRTKFVRNWEVWRHFRDYFPVKLVKTAELSSSKNYILGCHPHGIMCVGAFSCFSTDRNRFAETFPGVRPTLAILAGLFRIPLLREYILRAGLLPVSKASLDYALSNMGLGNAVVIIIGGAEESLASFPGVNNVVMKQRKGFVRLALEHGADLVPVYSFGENELFPQVVLSEGSIGRRLQALFKQVMGFAPCLFTGGRWLLLPYRRPVTTVVGHPITVPRVYNPTQEQVDYYHKLYMEALSELFHTHKTSCGLADTHELRII is encoded by the exons ATGGGCAGAGATAACC ttTCGGAGTTAAGGAGGAAGGAGGAGACGTCTCAATGGACAATGTTTATCGAAGACATAAGTGTTTTACAGTGGgtgttttcatttctgtttttgg gaACGTTCTGTCTAGTTTTGATGGTGTACCTGATGTTTACATCTCTGTGGCTCATCCCCACTCTCTACTGCACCTGGCAGGTCTATGATTGGTACACACCTGAGAAAG GTGGCAGGAGAACAAAGTTTGTAAGAAACTGGGAAGTATGGAGGCATTTCAGAGACTATTTTCCTGTGAAG CTGGTGAAGACTGCCGAGTTGAGTAGCAGTAAAAACTATATTCTGGGTTGCCACCCCCATGGTATCATGTGTGTGGGAGCATTCTCATGTTTCAGTACTGACCGCAACAGATTTGCTGAAACCTTCCCTGGAGTACGACCCACTCTTGCAATCTTGGCCGGACTGTTCCGCATTCCTCTCCTTAGAGAATATATTTTGCGTGCAG GTTTGTTGCCGGTCAGTAAGGCGAGCTTAGATTATGCACTGAGCAATATGGGGTTGGGTAATGCTGTGGTCATTATTATTGGTGGGGCGGAAGAATCTCTGGCCTCATTTCCAGGAGTAAACAATGTAGTCATGAAACAGAGGAAAGGCTTTGTACGACTGGCGCTTGAACACgg GGCTGACCTTGTTCCCGTGTACTCCTTTGGTGAGAATGAGCTCTTCCCGCAGGTGGTCCTATCTGAGGGCAGTATAGGTCGACGGCTGCAAGCTCTTTTTAAGCAGGTTATGGGATTTGCTCCATGTCTTTTCACTGGGGGGCGCTGGCTGCTCCTGCCCTACAGACGTCCCGTCACCACTGTGG TTGGCCATCCAATAACTGTGCCTCGGGTTTACAATCCAACTCAAGAACAGGTGGATTATTACCACAAATTATATATGGAGGCTCTTTCTGAACTTTTCCACACACATAAGACGAGCTGCGGACTGGCTGACACTCACGAATTACGCATAATCTAA